Proteins from a genomic interval of Kaistia defluvii:
- a CDS encoding D-alanyl-D-alanine carboxypeptidase, producing the protein MLMGLNPLGRHCVRSVRRALAGILVAGVALTAVTVEAAAAPNSSIVVDAKTGKVLYSKEPDALRRPASLTKMMTLYLLFGELESGRLTMSSRLRVSEFASRQRPTKLGLKPGSTIAVRDAMLGLITRSANDAAVVIAENLSGSEAAFAQRMTRTARSIGMSRTTFRNASGLPNDGQWSTARDMATLGRALQDRYPRYYKFFATKSFVYNGRVINGHNRLLGRVNGVDGIKTGYTNASGYNLVSSVKRDNRALVATVMGGNTGAARDKQMATMLEKYLPVAYAGPAKSRSLFARAQNAPAADVDDVETEVAVAAPTPAPVPAARPARAETVAVAAVATPLAKAMPLAKPLPLAKAAPIPAPAPVQVADVEDEEPVSVQAYAPEPIEPAAARGPRMVFQTGPAGKPISRPSVKTAAIVQPVPTADDDSGDSFTGSIAASAAPTAEIADGWKIQIAAAPDEDGAKLMLDRAKSKAGKMLASATPSVEPVAKGASTLYRARFAGFDNKDQARAVCAYLTKRDVSCLAVRQ; encoded by the coding sequence ATGTTGATGGGCCTGAACCCCCTCGGCCGGCATTGCGTCCGCTCGGTTCGGCGCGCTCTGGCGGGCATTCTTGTCGCCGGCGTGGCGTTGACCGCGGTCACCGTGGAAGCCGCCGCAGCGCCCAACTCATCCATCGTCGTCGATGCCAAGACCGGCAAGGTCTTGTACTCGAAGGAGCCCGACGCGCTGCGTCGCCCCGCCTCCCTCACCAAGATGATGACGCTCTATCTGCTATTCGGCGAGCTGGAGAGCGGCCGGCTCACCATGTCGTCCCGACTTCGCGTTTCCGAATTCGCCTCGCGCCAGCGACCGACGAAGCTGGGCCTCAAGCCCGGTTCGACGATCGCCGTCCGCGACGCCATGCTCGGCCTGATCACGCGTTCGGCCAATGACGCCGCCGTGGTCATCGCCGAAAATCTTTCAGGCTCTGAAGCCGCCTTTGCCCAGCGCATGACCCGCACCGCCCGGTCGATCGGCATGAGCCGCACCACGTTCCGCAACGCCTCCGGCCTGCCCAATGACGGTCAGTGGTCGACGGCGCGCGACATGGCGACCCTCGGCCGCGCGCTGCAGGACCGCTATCCGCGCTATTACAAGTTCTTCGCGACCAAGAGCTTCGTCTACAACGGCCGCGTCATCAACGGTCACAACCGCCTGCTCGGCCGCGTCAATGGCGTCGACGGCATCAAGACCGGCTACACCAATGCCTCGGGCTACAATCTCGTCTCGTCCGTGAAGCGCGACAACCGCGCTCTGGTCGCGACCGTCATGGGCGGCAACACCGGCGCTGCCCGCGACAAGCAGATGGCCACGATGCTCGAGAAATACCTGCCCGTCGCCTATGCCGGCCCGGCCAAGTCGCGCTCGCTGTTTGCCCGCGCCCAGAATGCGCCGGCCGCGGATGTCGACGATGTCGAGACCGAAGTCGCCGTCGCGGCGCCTACCCCCGCACCGGTCCCCGCCGCTCGCCCTGCCCGCGCTGAGACGGTCGCTGTCGCGGCCGTCGCCACCCCGCTTGCCAAGGCCATGCCGCTCGCCAAGCCCCTGCCGCTGGCGAAGGCTGCTCCGATCCCGGCGCCCGCCCCGGTCCAGGTCGCCGATGTCGAGGATGAGGAGCCCGTCTCCGTCCAGGCCTATGCGCCGGAGCCGATCGAGCCCGCCGCCGCCCGCGGACCGCGCATGGTTTTCCAGACCGGCCCGGCCGGCAAGCCGATCAGCCGCCCGTCCGTCAAGACGGCCGCCATCGTCCAGCCCGTCCCCACCGCCGACGACGATTCGGGCGACAGCTTCACCGGAAGCATCGCCGCTTCCGCTGCGCCGACCGCTGAAATCGCCGATGGCTGGAAGATCCAGATTGCCGCCGCACCCGACGAAGACGGCGCCAAGCTGATGCTGGACCGCGCCAAGTCCAAGGCAGGCAAGATGCTGGCCAGTGCAACGCCCAGCGTCGAGCCCGTCGCCAAGGGCGCTTCGACCCTCTACCGCGCCCGCTTCGCCGGGTTCGACAACAAGGATCAGGCCCGCGCCGTTTGCGCATACCTGACGAAGCGCGATGTGTCCTGCCTTGCCGTCCGTCAGTAA
- a CDS encoding DnaJ domain-containing protein — protein MGLIIPFLGVLAVSIGIAFLFGGEKGAHALGRAVRRGAAGALISTGIFTAATGRLGAGIPLLAIGLWLLKPKILETMKPWIEAGQVRQGRFAGRALQSLSPDELVVLYSEVAGRARDRALLEAYLDRRIPGWREHVESDPAGRSRRTARAGAMTDEQAYQILGLSAGASEAEIRTAYRRLMKRVHPDQGGSTFLAAQINEAKERLLGGHR, from the coding sequence ATGGGCCTGATTATCCCGTTTCTGGGCGTGCTCGCCGTATCGATCGGAATCGCGTTTCTGTTCGGAGGCGAGAAGGGCGCGCATGCCTTGGGCCGTGCCGTGCGTCGCGGCGCGGCGGGGGCGCTGATCTCGACCGGCATCTTTACCGCCGCGACCGGGCGGCTGGGCGCGGGCATCCCGCTGCTGGCGATCGGCCTCTGGCTGCTCAAGCCGAAGATTCTCGAAACGATGAAGCCGTGGATCGAGGCGGGCCAAGTCAGGCAAGGCCGCTTTGCCGGTCGGGCGCTCCAGAGCTTGAGCCCCGATGAACTGGTGGTTCTCTATTCCGAAGTCGCGGGCAGGGCCCGCGACCGCGCCTTACTCGAAGCTTATCTCGACCGCCGCATTCCCGGTTGGCGTGAACACGTCGAGAGTGACCCGGCAGGCAGGTCGCGCCGCACGGCGCGCGCGGGCGCCATGACAGATGAGCAGGCCTACCAGATCCTTGGCCTTTCGGCCGGCGCTTCCGAGGCCGAAATCAGAACGGCCTACCGACGGCTGATGAAACGCGTCCATCCCGACCAGGGAGGATCGACGTTCTTGGCCGCCCAAATCAACGAGGCGAAGGAAAGACTCCTCGGCGGACATCGCTAG
- the panC gene encoding pantoate--beta-alanine ligase: MPASPIIYRTVDDLRSAVAAWRRDGLRVGMVPTMGALHSGHLELVRAARERADRIIVTIFVNPTQFAPTEDFGSYPRTEASDVAKLAELGVEGVFAPNANEMYPAGYATTVSLAGPAIGLETDFRPHFFAGVATVVSKLLIAGFPDVALFGEKDYQQLMVVRQMVRDLRLPSEIVGLPTIREPDGLALSSRNAYLSAEERQTATTISRAMRQAAGSIRAGGDVEAALAEGRETLKAAGFRVDYLVLRNAETLAEIVDLASEPRRMLAAAWLGKTRLIDNIAV, from the coding sequence ATGCCTGCCAGCCCGATCATCTACCGTACCGTCGACGACCTGCGCTCTGCCGTTGCCGCATGGCGACGCGACGGCCTTCGCGTTGGCATGGTGCCCACCATGGGCGCGCTGCATAGCGGGCATCTGGAACTCGTGCGCGCCGCGCGCGAACGGGCGGACCGCATCATCGTGACGATCTTCGTCAATCCGACCCAGTTTGCGCCAACCGAGGATTTCGGTTCCTACCCGCGCACCGAGGCGAGCGACGTCGCCAAGCTGGCGGAACTGGGCGTCGAAGGCGTGTTCGCTCCCAACGCCAACGAGATGTATCCGGCCGGCTATGCGACGACCGTATCGCTCGCAGGCCCGGCGATCGGGCTGGAGACGGACTTCCGTCCGCATTTCTTCGCCGGCGTCGCGACCGTCGTCTCCAAGCTGCTGATCGCCGGTTTTCCGGATGTCGCCCTGTTCGGGGAGAAGGATTACCAACAGCTGATGGTGGTGCGGCAGATGGTGCGCGACCTGCGCCTGCCGTCGGAGATCGTCGGCCTGCCGACCATCCGCGAGCCCGACGGCCTCGCCCTCTCCTCTCGCAATGCCTATCTCTCGGCCGAGGAGCGGCAGACCGCGACGACGATCTCGCGCGCCATGCGCCAGGCAGCGGGCTCGATCCGGGCCGGCGGGGACGTCGAGGCGGCGCTTGCCGAAGGCCGCGAGACGCTGAAGGCGGCGGGCTTCCGGGTCGATTATCTGGTGTTGCGAAATGCCGAGACGCTGGCGGAAATTGTTGACTTGGCTAGCGAGCCGCGCCGGATGCTGGCAGCCGCTTGGCTGGGCAAGACCCGCCTGATCGACAACATCGCGGTCTGA
- a CDS encoding DUF1489 family protein, with the protein MALHLIKLCVGVESIEQLTDWIAQDIARQRGMGLDPEDTHTTRMMPKRIPELLDGGSLYWVIKGQVQARQRLLDLQAVTGDDGIQRCRIVFDPEVVPTEWQPKRPFQGWRYLLEKDAPRDLASIGGGGDELPSALKAELAELGLL; encoded by the coding sequence ATGGCCCTGCATCTCATCAAGCTTTGCGTCGGCGTCGAATCGATTGAGCAGCTGACCGACTGGATCGCGCAGGACATCGCCCGCCAGCGCGGCATGGGGCTCGATCCCGAAGACACGCACACTACTCGCATGATGCCAAAGCGCATTCCCGAGCTGCTGGACGGCGGGTCTCTCTACTGGGTGATCAAGGGTCAGGTTCAGGCGCGCCAGCGCCTGCTCGACCTGCAGGCGGTTACCGGCGACGACGGCATCCAGCGCTGCCGCATCGTGTTCGACCCTGAAGTGGTGCCGACCGAATGGCAGCCCAAGCGGCCTTTCCAAGGCTGGCGCTATCTGCTGGAGAAGGACGCGCCGCGCGATCTGGCATCGATCGGCGGCGGAGGCGACGAACTGCCCTCCGCGCTGAAGGCCGAACTCGCCGAGCTCGGCCTTCTCTGA